One Trichomycterus rosablanca isolate fTriRos1 chromosome 12, fTriRos1.hap1, whole genome shotgun sequence DNA window includes the following coding sequences:
- the LOC134324589 gene encoding uncharacterized protein LOC134324589, whose protein sequence is MSFPGIGTMLNYSVDQLRKFNNCTTPSCISVIKQLGLLRRPRYIHRGSRRKLVYLRNGSSPLPLYRGWTHPGCGVFCNTPVDCETGKSCTFNPGVTKPETIEWKYSKTVDNVIKVLDWDPQITKPNNTFWFPRLVNRATLDPKTAALTILQVKKEDSGFYTCEIQMKGALTYYHYKVEVFDPVPKPKVKCVLNGPVVTALLCSVDPQVQATIEWQIPNEGKRGSERIDIPEGHSED, encoded by the exons atgagttttcctgggatcggcacgatgttgaactattccgttgaccagctgaggaagttcaacaactgcactactccatcgtgtatttcagtcatcaaacagcttggactccttcgccggcctcgttatattcacaggggctcccggagaaagcttgtttatcttcgaaacg GTTCTTCACCCCTCCCCTTGTACAGAGGATGGACTCACCCAG GGTGTGGTGTGTTTTGTAACACTCCTGTGGACTGTGAAACTGGGAAATCGTGCACTTTCAATCCAGGAGTAACAAAACCTGAAACTATTGAATGgaaatacagtaaaactgtAGATAATGTGATAAAAGTGCTTGACTGGGATCCTCAGATTACAAAACCAAATAATACTTTTTGGTTTCCACGACTTGTAAATCGAGCAACACTTGACCCTAAAACTGCAGCGCTTACAATTCTACAGGTGAAGAAAGAAGACAGTGGTTTCTATACATGTGAAATCCAGATGAAGGGAGCGCTAACGTATTACCATTATAAAGTCGAAGTGTTTG ATCCTGTTCCAAAGCCAAAAGTTAAGTGTGTGCTAAATGGCCCAGTTGTAACAGCACTTTTGTGTTCAGTGGACCCTCAAGTACAGGCAACAATTGAATGGCAAATACCAAATGAAGGGAAAAGAGGGAGTGAGAGAATTGATATCCCTGAAGGACACTCAGAGGACTGA
- the LOC134324752 gene encoding immunoglobulin superfamily member 2 yields the protein MGQLQHQLCRLLLLTCVGVLLQTDICVGEHLVHIQEGPLYRVKGFPLSISCNVSGLIGFTSQEFTFSVYKATNPTTEINIISSNKPDYSYAVYSKRVREGSIVIEKLSGISVLFHIKSLEDDDAGTYECYTPNQYSTYLGTYSAQTTLNVIQDTLKASFSGPASHTLTEGESLQLECQVSSQTFQHTHLSVSWYLDGTTGTQLLIALDRDLTLRPGTEFENRYRAGLVTLEKIEDTTYRLRMSQLQQSDSGLIYCQAAEWIQDPDRSWIPISYKNTTGSSVEVKAQEIAPKMGDFITQIKPLNVELQEGDMMQIHCSIETKDLPQHFFSLAWLKDKAEVAQIGPTGALTVANNYMQREKEGEMRAVKKSDKAYVLTIQSVRSEDQGVYQCKASQEERTEMGTFNRGQSQLSPEEKVQIRVKESGLAVLMEKQLGQVTEGETFQISCNVSGANGLLSVSWQHKKTTSTSFSDVITLSQVGLMGAAGAQYQGRDIRTFRPTASTFILEISAAVVSDSGEYMCTVTDWDKQSIGKKVSLSQRGQLSVRSIDSLVNVVLRSRDTNITENSVIKLFCSVNAPKVPLTVTWKFQPLNSTAKKDILSMRHTGDISYGKEQQDYQLETTVSKKGTNYVLKVLRASRLDQGQYYCQADAYTLNVQKATKLSNPVAVIVHKPVSKLSLSTTAKSHLKVTANTNAKLDCIIASPVSNSSQFKVTWMYGTQTLLRMEPEGMVVLGPENSQEERIHLRRTDGLNFQLMIQQVKSTDGGTYQCTVQEWIQDPDGILYDLNTKSITMELQIIENASDFRMKKANVQLDVTEGKQLDLVCSLEPGPLDPTFRYSLTWFFEQHENQSKFNLLSYSHDGRLQFLSQDLELQPRLKFSRPTVDAFHLSILNSMQSDSGRYYCQVDRYTADCKGKLESRGSDISGFTNVNVHLIESKLQIRKLSGMVNVSDNNAGFTVECDIVSHSSNKSVFEVSWLKRQKDERPVPIFTVNQTGTLHSPISSRPLLYNRPSTNLFKLTVPDVDPSDNGLYQCQVVERLLTASNKWRVVARNTSGELSIYVHAEDGKAGPSSVVILGSLSFLIVLLLVVIIMLTVKVFKTKSVKKKGNDMLWAENNPLKQLPEKADDSS from the exons ATGGGTCAGCTTCAACATCAGCTGTGTCGACTGCTTTTGCTGACATGTGTTGGAGTACTCCTGCAGACAG ATATTTGTGTGGGTGAGCACCTGGTGCACATTCAGGAAGGTCCACTGTACCGTGTGAAGGGATTTCCATTGTCCATCTCTTGTAATGTTAGCGGCCTGATTGGTTTTACGTCTCAGGAGTTTACATTTTCTGTCTACAAAGCGACGAATCCAACAACTGAAATCAATATTATCAGCTCTAATAAACCAGATTATTCTTATGCAGTGTATTCAAAGAGAGTTAGAGAAGGAAGCATTGTGATTGAAAAGCTGTCAGGGATATCAGTTCTTTTTCACATTAAATCGCTGGAGGATGATGATGCTGGAACATATGAATGCTATACCCCAAACCAGTATTCGACCTATTTGGGAACCTACAGCGCACAAACAACATTGAACG TAATACAGGACACTCTGAAGGCGTCCTTCTCTGGGCCTGCATCTCATACTCTTACAGAGGGTGAATCTCTTCAGCTAGAATGCCAAGTCTCTTCTCAGACCTTCCAACACACTCACCTTTCTGTCAGCTGGTATTTGGATGGCACTACTGGGACTCAACTCCTCATCGCTTTGGATCGGGATCTAACTTTGAGGCCAGGGACAGAGTTTGAAAATCGTTATCGTGCTGGGCTCGTCACTCTAGAGAAGATAGAAGACACTACATACAGACTCAGGATGAGTCAGTTGCAGCAGTCAGACAGTGGATTGATCTACTGCCAGGCTGCAGAGTGGATACAAGACCCAGATCGCTCCTGGATTCCGATTAGCTACAAGAACACCACAGGCTCCAGTGTAGAGGTCAAGGCTCAAG AAATTGCTCCCAAAATGGGTGATTTTATCACTCAAATCAAGCCTCTGAATGTGGAGCTTCAGGAAGGAGACATGATGCAGATCCACTGTAGCATTGAGACTAAGGATCTTCcacaacattttttttctttggcaTGGCTGAAAGACAAAGCAGAAGTGGCCCAAATTGGTCCAACAGGTGCACTGACCGTAGCTAACAACTACATGCAAAGAGAGAAAGAGGGTGAGATGAGGGCTGTGAAGAAAAGTGATAAAGCCTATGTTCTCACCATCCAGTCAGTGCGGTCTGAAGACCAGGGTGTGTATCAGTGCAAAGCTTCACAAGAGGAGAGGACAGAAATGGGAACATTCAACAGAGGACAAAGCCAGTTATCACCTGAGGAGAAGGTCCAGATCAGAGTCAAAG AGAGTGGTTTGGCCGTGTTGATGGAGAAGCAGCTGGGTCAAGTGACTGAAGGAGAAACTTTCCAGATCAGCTGCAATGTGTCCGGAGCCAATGGTCTGCTGTCTGTATCATggcaacacaaaaaaactaccaGCACCTCTTTCAGCGATGTCATCACACTGAGTCAGGTGGGGTTGATGGGAGCTGCAGGGGCCCAGTACCAGGGCAGAGACATTCGTACATTTCGCCCCACTGCCTCCACTTTTATTTTGGAAATAAGTGCAGCGGTCGTGTCTGACAGTGGTGAATATATGTGCACTGTGACTGATTGGGATAAACAGAGTATTGGCAAGAAAGTCAGTCTTTCACAAAGAGGCCAACTATCTGTGAGATCTATTG aTTCTCTTGTGAATGTGGTCCTGAGAAGTCGTGACACGAACATAACAGAGAATTCAGTAATAAAACTGTTTTGCAGTGTAAATGCACCTAAAGTTCCTTTAACTGTGACATGGAAGTTCCAACCGCTCAATTCAACTGctaaaaaagacattttatcTATGCGCCACACTGGAGACATATCATATGGAAAAGAGCAACAGGACTATCAGCTAGAAACTACGGTGAGCAAAAAAGGCACAAATTATGTTCTCAAGGTGTTGAGGGCTAGCAGGTTGGACCAGGGGCAATATTATTGCCAGGCCGACGCATATACACTGAACGTTCAGAAAGCCACTAAACTTTCCAATCCAGTGGCCGTCATCGTACACAAGCCTG tCAGCAAATTGTCTCTCTCAACCACCGCAAAGTCTCATTTGAAAGTAACAGCCAACACGAATGCAAAACTTGACTGCATCATCGCCTCACCAGTCTCTAACAGCTCCCAGTTTAAGGTAACCTGGATGTATGGTACCCAGACTTTGCTGAGAATGGAGCCGGAAGGAATGGTCGTCCTGGGTCCTGAAAATTCACAAGAAGAAAGAATTCACCTTAGAAGGACTGATGGACTGAACTTCCAACTGATGATTCAACAGGTGAAGTCTACAGACGGTGGCACCTACCAATGTACAGTACAGGAGTGGATTCAAGATCCTGACGGCATTTTGTATGATCTAAACACAAAGTCTATCACTATGGAACTACAAATCATTGAAAATG CTAGTGATTTTCGCATGAAAAAGGCTAATGTTCAGCTGGATGTCACAGAAGGAAAACAGCTGGATTTGGTCTGCTCACTGGAACCTGGTCCTTTGGATCCCACATTTCGTTACTCTCTGACCTGGTTCTTTGAACAACATGAAAATCAGTCCAAGTTCAATCTTTTGTCCTACAGCCATGATGGGCGTCTGCAGTTTCTTAGTCAGGATTTAGAACTTCAACCTAGACTTAAATTCTCTAGACCTACAGTCGACGCCTTTCATCTGTCCATCCTGAATTCCATGCAATCTGACAGCGGACGCTACTATTGCCAGGTAGATCGGTATACGGCGGATTGCAAGGGCAAATTGGAAAGCAGAGGAAGTGACATCTCAGGTTTTACCAATGTCAATGTACACTTGAtag AGAGTAAATTACAGATCCGTAAATTGAGTGGCATGGTGAATGTTAGTGATAATAATGCTGGCTTCACGGTGGAGTGCGATATCGTCTCTCACTCCAGTAATAAATCTGTATTTGAAGTGAGTTGGTTAAAGAGGCAGAAAGATGAGCGACCCGTGCCTATTTTCACTGTGAATCAGACTGGTACTCTACACAGTCCAATATCTAGTAGACCTCTGTTGTATAACCGGCCCAGTACCAACCTCTTTAAACTCACTGTGCCTGACGTTGATCCATCTGATAATGGTCTGTACCAGTGTCAGGTTGTGGAACGGCTTCTCACAGCCAGTAACAAGTGGAGAGTGGTGGCTAGAAACACATCAGGAGAACTTTCTATCTACGTCCATGCTGAAG ATGGTAAAGCTGGACCCTCTTCTGTAGTTATACTGGGCAGCCTTAGTTTCCTGATTGTTTTGTTACTTGTGGTCATCATAATGCTGACGgtaaaagtttttaaaacaaagtctgttaaaaaaaaaggaaatgacaTGTTGTGGGCTGAGAACAACCCTCTTAAACAACTTCCTGAGAAAGCAGATGACAGTTCTTAG